One Brassica napus cultivar Da-Ae chromosome C4, Da-Ae, whole genome shotgun sequence genomic region harbors:
- the LOC106393744 gene encoding uncharacterized protein LOC106393744: MELIRYAESECQAWFNANERIPDNPRELHNEELQAISLDNICMVDGSWTSMAQFSGCGWVWKDSLGQTQLMGMRNLSRRETSMHSEVEALRWAMESMLLHSSCQSFGTDCKYLIAMIREPQAWPSFATELEAIKTLQLCFPEFKISHIPRAQNRISDSLAKSARSFYRKLCYIGCSIPVWLPRPSQVL; encoded by the coding sequence AGGCTTGGTTTAATGCCAATGAGAGGATACCGGATAACCCACGTGAGCTGCACAATGAGGAACTCCAAGCCATAAGCTTGGATAATATATGTATGGTGGATGGATCATGGACTTCCATGGCACAGTTTAGTGGCTGCGGATGGGTCTGGAAGGATAGTCTGGGACAGACACAGCTTATGGGAATGCGCAACTTAAGTAGGAGAGAGACTTCTATGCATTCGGAAGTGGAGGCACTAAggtgggcaatggagagcatgCTTCTACATTCTTCGTGTCAGAGCTTTGGAACAGATTGCAAATACCTAATAGCAATGATACGAGAACCTCAAGCTTGGCCAAGTTTCGCGACTGAATTAGAGGCAATAAAGACGCTCCAGCTATGTTTTCCAGAATTCAAGATCTCTCACATCCCACGAGCACAAAATAGAATATCTGATTCGTTAGCTAAATCTGCTAGATCCTTTTATAGGAAGCTTTGttacattggttgttctattccggtctggttacccagaccatcTCAAGTTCTTTGA